A genomic region of Andreesenia angusta contains the following coding sequences:
- the yqeC gene encoding selenium cofactor biosynthesis protein YqeC, whose amino-acid sequence MELYRALDMDLDTWEVVSVVGGGGKTSAMFTLARELSEMGRRVLVTTTTAIMMPEREQYDVFLNLSNEGDIDKLFESEPGTVTVLIGNFIREDKLKGIDEELVDKIYERCYFDNIIVEADGSRMKPIKAPREDEPLLPSVTKKLVGVIGLDALGKPVDEETVHRVEIFRSITDSEEGQSIDEETVSRLVIHDKGLFKGGELMERYLLLNKADSEELKAEAREIAKLVEGRNEIKGIIIASLKSGDILKW is encoded by the coding sequence TTGGAACTATACAGAGCATTAGATATGGATTTAGACACATGGGAAGTCGTATCTGTAGTAGGCGGAGGTGGGAAGACTTCGGCTATGTTCACACTTGCCAGAGAGCTAAGCGAGATGGGCAGAAGAGTACTCGTCACTACCACTACGGCCATAATGATGCCGGAAAGAGAGCAGTACGATGTGTTCTTGAACCTCTCAAACGAGGGGGATATAGACAAGCTGTTTGAGTCTGAGCCTGGAACTGTGACTGTGCTTATAGGCAATTTCATAAGAGAAGATAAGCTGAAAGGGATAGACGAGGAGCTTGTGGACAAGATATACGAGAGATGCTATTTCGACAATATAATAGTTGAAGCTGACGGCTCTAGGATGAAGCCAATAAAGGCTCCGAGGGAAGACGAGCCACTCCTCCCAAGCGTGACCAAGAAGCTGGTTGGGGTCATAGGCCTTGACGCTCTTGGAAAACCTGTGGACGAGGAGACTGTTCATAGAGTGGAGATATTTAGGAGTATAACAGATAGTGAGGAAGGACAGTCGATAGACGAGGAGACGGTGTCTAGGCTGGTGATTCACGATAAAGGGCTTTTTAAAGGCGGAGAACTTATGGAGAGATATTTGCTTTTAAATAAAGCTGACAGTGAAGAGCTTAAGGCTGAAGCTAGAGAGATAGCAAAGCTTGTAGAAGGCAGGAATGAAATAAAGGGAATTATAATAGCCAGCCTTAAAAGCGGAGATATATTGAAGTGGTAA
- a CDS encoding molybdopterin-binding protein, with product MKKKMNVEDSVGSVLAYDLTKIVPGEFKGAAFRKGHIIRPEDVEAMKKMGKYHIYAIELGEDEMHENEASQFIAERVTGDGISFTEPNEGKVSLVSKHRGVLKINVEALEEVNDIDMVIFSTMHNNSLVEEGTTVAGTRIIPLTIKSEYLEKLRDLEEKYGKIIEVVPLEKLNCGIVVTGTEVFEGLITDKFGPVLEQKIRELGGNYLETRFSRDDVESIKTELDYFLKNGADLVLVSGGMSVDADDVTPIAIRETVDEVVSYGSPVLPGAMFMMGYRGDATVLGIPACGMFHRITVLDLVLPRVFIGEKMSRRDISKLGHGGLCLGCKVCTYPVCPFGK from the coding sequence ATGAAGAAGAAGATGAATGTAGAAGACAGCGTAGGATCAGTGTTGGCATACGACCTTACAAAGATAGTACCTGGAGAGTTCAAAGGTGCCGCTTTCAGGAAAGGCCATATAATAAGGCCGGAAGACGTAGAGGCGATGAAAAAAATGGGCAAATACCATATATACGCCATAGAGCTTGGAGAAGACGAAATGCACGAAAACGAGGCTTCCCAGTTTATAGCCGAGCGTGTGACAGGGGACGGGATAAGCTTTACAGAGCCAAACGAAGGAAAGGTGTCGCTTGTTTCGAAGCACAGAGGCGTGCTCAAGATAAACGTGGAGGCGCTAGAGGAAGTAAACGACATAGACATGGTAATCTTTTCGACTATGCACAACAACAGCCTTGTGGAAGAGGGGACAACTGTTGCTGGAACGAGGATAATCCCGCTGACTATAAAAAGCGAGTACCTAGAGAAATTGAGAGACCTTGAAGAGAAGTACGGCAAGATAATAGAGGTAGTGCCGTTAGAGAAGCTGAACTGCGGAATAGTTGTAACTGGAACAGAGGTGTTCGAAGGGCTTATAACCGACAAGTTCGGGCCAGTGCTCGAGCAGAAGATAAGAGAGCTCGGGGGTAACTACCTTGAGACGAGATTCTCCAGAGACGACGTGGAGAGCATAAAGACAGAGCTGGACTATTTCCTGAAAAATGGCGCCGACCTGGTGCTTGTATCGGGGGGAATGTCTGTAGATGCTGACGATGTAACGCCTATAGCTATAAGAGAGACTGTAGACGAAGTGGTCAGCTATGGTTCGCCAGTGCTTCCTGGAGCTATGTTTATGATGGGATACAGGGGAGATGCAACGGTACTTGGGATTCCGGCATGCGGGATGTTCCACAGAATCACGGTGCTAGACCTTGTGCTCCCTAGGGTATTTATAGGCGAGAAGATGAGCAGAAGAGATATAAGCAAACTTGGACACGGAGGGCTTTGCCTAGGCTGTAAGGTCTGTACTTATCCTGTATGTCCATTTGGAAAGTAG
- the ade gene encoding adenine deaminase, with the protein MGNKKRLIDIAAGRERADRVLKNCKVISVFTNEIIEGDIAIADGVIAGVGSYEGAEEVDLNGKYVSPSFVDGHVHIESSMVSPYQFSKQIVPRGTTAIVADPHEIANVAGLAGIEYILDATEDIPLDAYVMLPSCVPSTEHETSGAVLKAEDLNKLIAHPRVLGLGELMDFVGVVNGNQDIVDKISIAEGKIIDGHGPLIKDRELNAYVAAGAKTEHECSTLEEMKDRLRRGMYIQIREGTAARNLVELVKGLDKDNLRRCIFCTDDKHPEDLIHTGHIDNNVRLAIENGLDPIDAIKMASLNPSECYGLIGRGAIAPGYKADLIVFSDLKDIRVEKVYKDGVLSAEDGKLLGEYEEHLDERTLSKVIIEDYTEDMVDLKLRTGDVNVIKLIDHSLVTSLAERKVDVKDGSFVYNKEEDISKLVLVERHTGKSTTFVALLEGYGIENGAIGTTIAHDSHNIIVAGDNDRDIVNCINHIKLMGGGIAISSGGEIEDCLELKIGGLMSTEDIETVNDKLTAMMKIARGHKVNEGVDPFMTLSFLALPVIPDVKITDKGLFDVVEFKFIDINRV; encoded by the coding sequence TTGGGAAATAAAAAGAGACTTATAGATATTGCAGCAGGGAGAGAAAGAGCGGACAGGGTGCTTAAAAACTGCAAGGTGATAAGCGTTTTTACAAACGAGATAATAGAGGGAGATATAGCTATAGCTGATGGTGTCATCGCAGGCGTTGGAAGCTACGAAGGGGCAGAAGAAGTGGACTTAAATGGCAAATATGTATCGCCTTCTTTTGTAGACGGTCATGTGCATATAGAGTCATCCATGGTTTCACCGTACCAGTTTTCCAAGCAGATAGTGCCTAGAGGTACTACAGCTATAGTAGCTGATCCACATGAAATAGCCAATGTGGCAGGGCTTGCGGGGATAGAGTATATACTAGATGCCACAGAGGATATTCCGCTGGATGCCTATGTGATGCTTCCATCCTGCGTGCCATCTACAGAGCACGAGACTTCAGGGGCAGTTCTAAAAGCAGAGGACTTGAATAAACTTATAGCTCACCCCAGAGTACTTGGGCTAGGCGAGCTTATGGACTTTGTGGGGGTTGTGAACGGGAACCAGGATATCGTGGACAAGATATCGATAGCAGAGGGGAAGATAATAGATGGACATGGACCCCTCATAAAAGACAGAGAGCTGAACGCCTATGTGGCTGCGGGAGCTAAGACAGAGCACGAGTGCTCTACGCTAGAGGAGATGAAGGATAGGCTCAGGAGGGGAATGTATATACAGATCCGAGAGGGAACAGCAGCTAGAAACCTAGTGGAGCTTGTAAAAGGCTTGGACAAAGACAATCTCAGAAGGTGTATATTCTGCACAGACGACAAGCATCCAGAGGATTTAATCCACACAGGTCATATAGACAACAACGTAAGACTAGCCATAGAAAACGGGCTAGATCCAATAGACGCTATAAAGATGGCATCTCTTAACCCATCCGAGTGCTACGGACTAATTGGAAGAGGTGCTATAGCTCCAGGCTACAAGGCAGACCTGATAGTCTTCTCAGACTTAAAGGACATAAGAGTGGAGAAGGTCTATAAAGATGGAGTCCTGTCTGCGGAAGACGGAAAGCTCTTAGGAGAGTATGAAGAACATTTGGATGAGAGGACTCTTTCAAAGGTTATAATTGAGGACTATACAGAAGACATGGTTGACCTCAAGCTTAGGACTGGAGATGTAAACGTCATAAAGCTGATAGACCACAGTCTAGTCACAAGTCTTGCGGAAAGAAAAGTAGATGTAAAAGACGGAAGTTTTGTGTATAATAAAGAAGAGGATATATCCAAGCTGGTGCTGGTCGAGAGGCATACAGGGAAGTCGACGACTTTTGTGGCACTGCTTGAAGGGTATGGAATCGAGAACGGGGCTATAGGGACTACGATAGCTCATGACAGCCACAATATAATAGTAGCCGGAGACAACGACAGAGATATAGTGAACTGCATAAACCATATAAAGCTTATGGGCGGAGGCATAGCTATTTCGAGTGGCGGCGAGATTGAAGACTGTCTAGAGCTGAAAATCGGGGGACTTATGTCCACTGAAGACATAGAAACTGTAAACGATAAGCTCACAGCTATGATGAAGATAGCGAGAGGGCACAAAGTCAACGAAGGAGTAGATCCGTTTATGACACTATCTTTCTTAGCGCTTCCGGTGATACCGGATGTAAAGATAACAGATAAGGGACTGTTTGATGTAGTTGAATTTAAATTCATAGATATAAATAGGGTTTAG
- a CDS encoding xanthine dehydrogenase family protein molybdopterin-binding subunit: MKKRGIGYGCTFYGTGYGNGFPDVSVAEAELNSDGKINVYVGATECGQGSDTIMRQIAAESFGSSVEIINYYSTDTDIMKDSGTAAASRQTYNTGNALRLASEKLKDRVIEKAKDLLNLNTTVGLKIENGEVFLNSFKATKISLSEIASSLGDEKLREEATFVAHSTEMDEETGQGCPYWPYTFGAAAVEVEVDTETGKVDIIRAASAQDVGRAINPELVEGQMDGGFAMGYGYAVFEDLNLKNGKIVNNRFTNYLIPTAMDMPELEKIIIEDPESTGPYGAKGIGEPVMTYVAPAILNAIYDATGVRMTEIPVTPERLLKALKESETK, translated from the coding sequence ATGAAGAAGAGAGGAATTGGATACGGCTGCACTTTTTATGGAACAGGGTACGGCAACGGATTTCCTGACGTATCGGTGGCAGAGGCGGAGCTTAACAGCGACGGTAAAATAAATGTATATGTGGGAGCGACGGAATGCGGCCAGGGTTCAGACACTATAATGAGACAGATAGCAGCGGAGTCTTTCGGGTCGAGCGTGGAGATAATAAACTACTACAGCACTGATACAGATATAATGAAGGACTCTGGAACTGCAGCAGCCAGCAGGCAGACTTACAATACAGGAAATGCACTTAGACTTGCCTCGGAAAAGCTAAAGGACAGGGTTATAGAAAAAGCCAAAGACCTACTAAACCTCAACACTACAGTTGGACTGAAGATAGAGAATGGAGAGGTATTCCTGAACTCGTTCAAGGCTACAAAAATAAGCCTTTCAGAGATAGCAAGTTCGCTTGGGGACGAAAAGCTGAGAGAAGAGGCTACTTTTGTGGCACACTCTACAGAGATGGATGAAGAGACAGGACAAGGATGTCCTTACTGGCCGTATACTTTTGGAGCTGCGGCTGTAGAGGTAGAAGTGGACACCGAGACTGGCAAAGTGGACATAATAAGGGCAGCTTCTGCACAGGACGTAGGCAGGGCCATAAATCCAGAGCTAGTGGAAGGCCAGATGGACGGCGGATTTGCAATGGGATATGGATATGCAGTATTTGAAGATCTGAATCTGAAAAACGGAAAGATAGTCAACAACAGGTTTACAAACTACTTGATTCCAACAGCGATGGACATGCCAGAGCTTGAGAAGATAATAATAGAGGACCCAGAGTCTACAGGTCCATACGGTGCAAAGGGAATAGGAGAGCCTGTTATGACTTATGTAGCTCCCGCTATACTGAACGCCATATACGACGCAACAGGTGTCAGAATGACAGAGATACCTGTTACGCCAGAGAGGCTTTTAAAGGCGCTTAAGGAGTCGGAGACGAAATAA
- a CDS encoding xanthine dehydrogenase family protein molybdopterin-binding subunit: MYSSVGKREFRVDAESKVTGKAIYPQDIYMDGMLHGKTFRSSVPHARIKVDVSEAEAIEGVVKVFTAKDITGENYHGVLFKDHEVFCEKKVRRIGDPIAFVVAETPEIAEEALKKIVVEYDEIEGVFDPVKAMEEGAPQVHDGQNNAVYHYKIRKGDVEEGFAKSDVIVEKEYRTGMVDHAFLQPEAGISYMEGDKVVVCVSTQYPHFDRIEVAEALGIPEEQVRILNPAIGGAFGGREDITMQIHLALASRTLKKPVKSIYDREESFLAHSKRHAFIMKYKTGATSDGKLLATEVTIIGDTGAYASWVCNVLRKGGVHATGPYEVPNVKVDSYGVYTNNPFAGAMRGFGATQPPVAYEQQMDIIAEKLGMDPIEFRMKNIFRKGSITATGQELYESVTAVECLEAVASKINKNNR; encoded by the coding sequence ATGTACAGTAGTGTAGGAAAAAGAGAGTTCAGGGTTGACGCGGAGTCCAAGGTAACAGGAAAAGCCATCTACCCTCAAGACATATATATGGACGGGATGCTGCACGGAAAGACATTTAGATCTTCTGTTCCACATGCCCGTATAAAGGTAGATGTTTCAGAGGCCGAAGCTATAGAGGGCGTAGTGAAGGTGTTTACAGCTAAGGATATCACAGGGGAAAACTACCATGGGGTTCTCTTTAAAGACCACGAGGTGTTTTGCGAGAAGAAAGTCAGAAGGATAGGCGATCCGATAGCTTTTGTGGTGGCAGAAACTCCTGAAATAGCGGAAGAGGCCCTTAAGAAGATAGTTGTCGAGTATGACGAAATAGAGGGAGTTTTCGATCCTGTAAAAGCCATGGAAGAGGGTGCTCCTCAGGTTCATGACGGACAGAACAATGCAGTTTATCACTATAAGATCAGAAAAGGCGATGTAGAGGAAGGCTTCGCCAAGTCCGATGTTATAGTGGAAAAAGAGTACAGAACTGGCATGGTGGATCATGCATTTCTTCAGCCAGAGGCAGGTATCTCTTATATGGAAGGAGATAAGGTAGTTGTATGCGTATCTACACAGTATCCTCACTTTGACAGAATAGAGGTGGCAGAGGCACTGGGCATTCCTGAAGAGCAGGTAAGAATACTGAACCCAGCAATCGGAGGTGCTTTTGGAGGAAGAGAGGATATAACTATGCAGATACATCTGGCATTGGCGTCCCGCACACTTAAAAAGCCTGTAAAGAGCATATACGACAGAGAGGAGTCTTTTTTGGCCCACTCAAAGAGGCATGCATTTATAATGAAGTACAAGACAGGAGCGACTTCAGATGGGAAATTGCTGGCTACTGAAGTGACGATAATCGGAGACACAGGAGCCTATGCATCTTGGGTCTGCAACGTGCTCAGAAAAGGTGGAGTTCACGCTACAGGTCCGTATGAAGTTCCGAACGTAAAAGTGGACTCTTACGGTGTATATACAAACAACCCATTCGCAGGAGCTATGAGAGGATTCGGGGCTACACAGCCACCAGTGGCCTACGAGCAGCAGATGGATATAATAGCGGAAAAGCTAGGGATGGATCCTATAGAGTTCAGAATGAAGAATATATTCAGAAAAGGATCTATAACAGCTACAGGACAAGAGCTCTATGAGAGTGTGACAGCAGTTGAATGTTTAGAGGCAGTTGCTAGCAAAATAAATAAAAACAACAGATAG
- a CDS encoding (2Fe-2S)-binding protein, which yields MTTVNLNVNGKDYSVEVDGSTRLLDLLRDSLGLTGTKEGCGEGECGACTVIMDGEIVDSCLVLAFQCEGKEIITIEGVQNGDILHPAQKAFIEKGAVQCGFCIPGMVLATKAIIDKNEEPTDDEIREGLSGNLCRCTGYNKMVEAVHRAVEINKEAK from the coding sequence ATGACAACAGTTAATTTGAATGTAAATGGAAAAGACTATTCCGTGGAAGTAGATGGATCGACTAGACTGCTAGATCTACTGAGAGACTCGCTAGGACTTACTGGGACTAAAGAAGGCTGCGGTGAAGGTGAGTGCGGGGCATGCACTGTAATAATGGACGGAGAGATAGTTGACTCGTGCCTTGTGTTGGCGTTTCAATGCGAGGGCAAAGAGATAATAACTATAGAAGGAGTTCAAAATGGGGACATACTTCATCCGGCCCAGAAGGCGTTTATAGAAAAAGGAGCTGTTCAATGCGGGTTCTGCATTCCAGGTATGGTACTAGCTACGAAGGCCATAATAGATAAAAATGAAGAACCTACAGATGACGAGATAAGAGAAGGGCTTTCAGGAAATCTCTGTAGATGTACAGGATACAACAAGATGGTAGAGGCAGTGCATAGAGCTGTGGAGATAAATAAGGAGGCGAAGTAA